AACCCAACTCACCTATCTCCTCCCGGGTCTCATCTTGGCCTTTGCCGTGGTGGCGGCCGAACCTCAGGTGACCCTTTTTATCCTCTTTCTGGGCTATGCCCTTCTCTTTCCCCTTAAGGAACTCCTTTTGCGTCTGCGCCCGGCGGGCTTTCGCTTGCGGACCAAGCCTCAGGAGTCCCCGGAGGAGATTTGACAGGGACAAAAAGAAGGATTAAAAAGAAAACGCCAAAATGAGAAAGGGAGGAGAAGCTCATGAGTTGTAAATGCCGTCTGCTCAACATTGGGTTTGGAAATTCCGTGGTGGCCGAGCGGGTGGTGGCCATTGTCAATCCCAACTCGGCTCCCATGAAAAGGTTGCGGGAGGAGGCCAAGGAATCCAAGCGCCTCATTGATGCCACCCAGGGCCGTCGGACCCGTTCCATCATCATCACCGACTCTAACCACGTGATCCTTTCGGCCATCCAGGCCGAGACCATCGCCCAGCGCATGATGTCCGATCTCCTCAAAATGCACGAGGAGTGTGCCGAGACCCAGAAAGTAGAAGAGAAGGAAAAGGCCCCCTCCAAACGCCGCGGGAAGGCCGCTTAGCCTAGATGCGGGCCCTGCTTCTGGTGGTCTCCGCGCCCTCCGGGGCGGGGAAGACTACTCTTTGTCGTCTTTTAATAGAGAGGCTGGGCTTTCGGTTTTCCGTCTCTCACACCACCCGTCCGCCTCGGCCCGGAGAGGAGGAAGGACGGGATTATTATTTCGTCTCCCGGGAAGAATTTGAGTCCATGGTCTCCCGGGGAGAATTCGTGGAGTGGGCCGAGGTCCACGGGCATCTTTACGGGACCTCTCGGGCGGAGGTGGAGGAGGCTCTGGCCCGGGGGGAAGATCTCCTCCTGGACATTGACGTCCAGGGGGCCTCCAGTTTGCGCCGGTTTTTTCCGGAGGCGGTTTTTGTCTTTGTGGCCCCGCCTTCGCTTTCCGAACTCGAAAGGCGCTTGCGGGCCCGGGGTACGGAGACCGAGGAGGTGTTGCAAAGAAGGCTGGCCCGCGCCCGGGAGGAGATGACCTTTGCCCCCTGGTTTGACTATGTGGTGGTGAACGACGAGGTGGAGCGGGCCTTTGGGGATCTAGTGGCCATCGTGCGGGCCGAGAGGTGTCGCCCCCCGCGGCTTCCTTTATGGCCGAGGTAGTCTGGGGGATTAACCCCGTTTTGGAACTCCTCCGAAGCCAGCCCGATCGGGTGGAGGAGATCTGGATAGCCGCCGAGGGCTTGCGGGGAAGGCGGGCCCGGGTCCTGGAGCTGGCCCGAAAACTCGAGATCCCGGTGCGGGTGGTGAAGCGGTTTGCGCCCCCTAAAGTCCCCAGGGAGGCCTCCACTCAGGGGGTGGTGGCCTATATCCGGGAGTTTGAATATCTGGATCTGGAATCCCTCCTGGAAAGGCTCTCTTCCGAGAAGGAGCCCGTGGTGCTTTTTCTGGATGAGCTTACCGATCCCCAGAACGTGGGTTCCCTCATCCGGAGCGCGGAGGCCCTGGGGGCCAAGGGGGTGGTCCTTCCCCGGCACCGGGCCTGCGGGGTGACCCCCACGGTGGTCAAGGCCTCGGCCGGGGCGGTCTTTCATCTTCCCGTGGCCCGGGTGACCAACCTCCGGCGGGCCATTCTGAGGCTTCGGGAGGCGGGCTTTCGGGTCCTGGGGCTGGAGGCCCGGGCCGAACGCCCCCTTTTTGAGGCGGATCTTTCCGGACCTTTAGGTCTGGTGGTGGGCAGTGAGGGCCGGGGCCTGAGGGCCGGGGTGCGGGAGGCCTGCGACGGGCTCCTTTCCATTCCCCTTTCGGGGCGGGTAGAATCTCTGAACGCCGCGGTGGCCGGAGCCCTGGCCCTTTACGAGGTCTTTCGTCAGCGCCATGTATCGGGCTTATCGTCTGGCTAGTTTTCTGGCCGAAAGACTATTGCGACCCTTCTTTCCGGGGCGTTTCCGGCCTCCGGAAGCCGGCCCGGTGGACCTCTGGATGCATGCGGCCTCCGTGGGGGAATTACGGGTGGCGGAGGCCCTACTTGCGGCCCTGGCCTCCCGGGGAGCTTCTCCACGGGTGGCCTTGACCCTTCAGACAGAAAGCGCCCGCAGGCTGGCCCAGCGGCGAAATCTTCCTGCCCAGGTCTTTTCGGCTCCCTGGGATGGTCCCCGAACCGTGGTCCGGACTCTGGAGATCCTGAGACCCCGAGTGCTGGTCCTTCTGGAAACCGAACTCTGGCCCAATCTTCTGGCCGAGGCCCTGCGGCGAGAGATCCCGGTCTGTGTAGTCAACGGCCGTCTTTCGGATCGGAGTTTTCCCCGCTATTTGGCCCTACGAAGGCTCTTTCGGCCTCTTCTTGAAAGGCTGACCTTTGTGGGAGCGATTTCCCCTCTGGATCGGGAGCGCTTTCTGGCCCTGGGAGCCCCTCCAGAACGGGTGGAGGTGGTGGGAAACGCCAAGTACGACCTTCTGGTAGCGGAAAAGGAACGGGTGGATCTTGAGGGGCTTTCGGCACGGCTGAGGCTCCGGGAAGGAGAAAAGGTGGTGGTCTTCGGGAGCATGCGCGGGGGAGAAGAATCTTTAGTGCGGGAGGTGGTGCGCCAGCTGGCCGCTCGAGAAGAGGTGCGCTTTGTGGTGGCCCCCCGGCACCTTGAAAGGGTTTCCTCTTTTAAAAAAGCCCTCGAGGATCTTGGGCTATCCCTGGAGTTTTTTAGCCGCCATCGGCCCGCGCGTATCGTTCTGGTAGATGAAATAGGCCCTCTTTTTGGACTCTATGGTCTGGCCACCGCGGCGGTGGTGGGGGGGAGTTTTGTCCCCAAGGGGGGGCAGAATCCGGTGGAGCCAGCGGTCTGGGGGGTCCCGACCCTCTTCGGTCCCCACATGGAGAACTTCCGGGAAGAAGTCCGACGACTTTCCGGGGCCGGAGTTCGAATGGTTCAGACCAGTGCCGAAGCCCTTTCTCTTCTTCGCCAGTGGCTGGATGAAGAGGGGACCCGCCGTGAGGCCCGAGAAGCTCTGCAGAAAAGTCTTTCAGCGCTTCTCGGGGCCTCGGAGCGCTACGCCGCTCGAATTCTCCGGATCCTCAATGGGTCTCACCCATCTTGACCACGGGGCAGGTCATGGTGTGCTGAATATAAGGGATGCTCTGGAGTTTGCGCAGGACTACCTCGGAGAGGGTGTCGTGGTCCTCGGTTTCTACCTCGGTGATGATATCATAAGGTCCCATGATGATGTCCAGTTTTTTGACTTCGGGCATCTCCGAAAGAGTCTTGGCTACCTCGGCGGTCTTGCCGATCTGGGTATTGATGAGGATATAGGCTCTTAAGGGCATGTCCTACCTCCTAGGCCGTTTTTTAAAACTTACCAGAGGATATTGAGGAATAGAAGGAGACCGGCGGCGGCAAGGAGGGGAAGTCCCGCCAGGACTTTCCGGGTTTGAAGCGGGGCCGGGCGGCCATGGCGCAGGTGGTGGAAACCCCGGGCGTACATCGCCCGGAGGGTCCTTTCGGTTTCTTCATGGGCCCGGAGCAGGAGCAGGGCGTAAAGCCGGGCTTTCAGACGATAGGTAGCCAAATTCGATCTCTCCCGAAAGCCCCGGGCTACCATAGCCAGCTGGAGGTGGCGCAGGTCGTCGAGCAGGGTGTAGGCGTAGCGATAGCTCATGACGAAAAGGGCCAGGAGTTTTTCCGGGGCCTTTAAGGCCGCGGCCGCTCGCAGGGTCTCCGGAAGGGGAGAAGTCCCCACCAGGGCCAGAAAGAAGAGGAAGGAGGCCCCGATGCGCAGGAGGATGGTAAAGGAAAGGAAAAGTCCCTGAGGTGCGGTAAGGGAGAGCACCAGGGCCAGGAGGAGGCCCAGGGCCAAAGGGGCCCGCAGGTGCCACCATACGAAGGAAGCCGGAAGCCGGGAAAGGATAACCAAGCCCAGGGCCAGGGCCAGGGAGAGTCCGGCCGCGGAGGGATTGCGAGCCAGGGCGGTGGCCAGAAGAAAGGAAAAAAGAGCGGCCAACTTGAGTCGGGGATCCAGGCGATGTAGAGGGCTGGTCCCCCGGCCGTAGCGGTCAATCTCTGGAAGATGCAAGCTCTCTCAACCTCCGGCGGTTTTCTAGGGCCAGCCCCAGGGCCGCTAAGGCCAAAAGGAGGGCCAGTCCGGAAAGAATCCCCTCCACGGGAAGTTCCCTTGGGTGTTTGGGAGGGGATGGCTCCGATTTTGGGGCCGAGGGTTTTTCCGGGGCCAGCCGGAGCACCCTTTCGGCCCGGTGTCCCAGGGCCCCCGAGACCACCACCCGGACCTCGGTGCAGGGGGGCCTCGAGAGCCGGGCTCGCCCCTCCTGATCGGTTACGGTTTCCGCTACTTTCCGGTCCTGGCAATAGAGTTCCACCCGATCTCCCCGGGCAGGCCGTCCGTCAGCAAAGTAAGCTTCGAGTAAAAGCCCCCCGTCCTGGGGACGGAGATCAAAGTCCAGGCGATGGGCCCGGGCCGGAGAGGCCAGGACTAGAAGGAGACCTGCTGCGGCCAGGAGAATTTCCGGGTGCATCCGCTTCAGGGCCTTGAGGGCAAAGAAGGTGATCAGGCCTTCTAGGGCCGCCACCGGAAGATGGGCGACCAGGGCTAGTTGGGCCGTGCGCCAGAAGGCCTTGCCAGCCAAGGCCAGGGCCAAGGCCAAAAGGAGCCCCGAGCTCAACACTGCTCCCGCGGCCAGGACTCCGGCCAGGATTTCCCCTTTGTGGACCTCCCTCTGCCAGAGCCATCCGACCAGGGCCGCCGGAAGTCCCATAATGAGGGTGTTTACTCCCAGGGAAAAGATTCCTCCAAACTGAAAGAGAAGGGCCTGAAGGGTAAGGGCCACAAAGAGGGCCAGAAAGGCCTGGGGCCCCAAAAGGACCCCGGCCAGCCCTTCCAGGGTGAGGTGCACGCTGGTGGGCCCCAGGGGGACATGTACCAGGGCCGCCAGAAAAAGGGCCGCGGTCATCAGGGCGGTGCGGGGAATTTCCTCCAGAGAGAGCCTTCTAAGGCCCAGGGCCAGCCCTCCAGCGGCGATCCCCCATCCACAGAGGCTCTCCCAGGCCGGAAGCACTCCGTCGCTTATGTGCATCAGCGGACCTCCCGGAAAAGAGGAAAACCCGTGGGGGCCAGGGCCGGGGTCTCAAAGACATAGAGCCAGATTCCGGAACGCAACATCCGGGGAAAGGTGCGATTGGCGTAGGGGGCCTTTCCCGCAGGCACGGCCACATTCACCACCCACCAACCCCCTTCGGGAAAGCCTACTTCGAAGAATCCCTCTTTGTCGGTCTTGAGGACGAAGGTGATCAGGGGCTCGTTTACCCTACCGTAGGCGTCCAGAGGAAGTTTTTCCTCCGGCACATAAAAACCGTTGAGTTTTTCTACTTCCAATTGGGCTCCGGGGAGGGGCTTTCCGTTGAGAAGGACCCGGCCGCGGAAGACCTGCCCCACCCGAAGCCCATAAGGTCGAGAAAGGGGCTGGATCTCCAGTTCGAAGCCGCAAAGGTTTTGCCAGCCCTTTTCCACCTGGACATGGAGGGGGGTTTTCATTCGATCTTCCCAGACCTCTCCTTCTTCCTGGTTGAGATAGGGTTGAGACTGCAGACAGAGGTAGTAGTCGCCGCGGGCCGTGGGGAGGTATTCTATTCGGTAGCCGAAGCGTTTGCGTCCGGAGGCATAGTCCTTGACCTCGATCCGGCTAAAGGAAAGGCGGTCTTTTTGACCCTCCGGCTTGAGCATGAACCCCTTGGGGGCCTTGAGATCGTAAAGGATGCCCTCAAAGGGATGCCCAAAAAGGACCCAGATATTTATCACCTGCCCCCGCAATCCGTAGCCTTGACCCTCCGGAGGCACGGCGATGAGAAAATGGGCCCAGGCCCCGCCGGCCAGAAATCCCAACCACAAAAGCCCTACGATACCCCTTAAGCCTATCCTCTTGCCCATGGACAACTTCCTCCTCTTATGGTAACATTATTTTAATAAAGATAGCACTAATGTCAACCATGTCAACCTCGAGCTTTCAGGGTGGCCTTCGTCCCGAGGCGGACTTAATTTTTGGTCGAGGGGGTTGACAGAAAACAAAAATTCTTCTAAATAAATAACACCAAAAAATAGAAAAGGAGGTTGAGTTATGTGCATCAGACCGGGTTTGTTGGCCCCAGACTTTGAGGCCCAGGGTTATGCCGATGGAGAGATCAAGACCTTTAAGCTTTCGGATTATCGGGGAAAGTGGGTGCTTCTGGTTTTTTATCCCGCAGACTTTACCTTTGTCTGTCCTACGGAATTGGTGGCCATTGCCAAGAAGTACAAGGATCTCAAAGAGATGGGGGTAGAGGTCTTTGGAATCAGTATCGATACCCCCTTCGTGCACAAGGTCTGGCAGGAGACCGAGCTTTCCAAGATGATCGAGGGGGGCATTCCTTATCCCTTGCTTTCCGATCCGGCGGGAAAGATCGGCCAGCTCTACGGAGTCTATGACGAGAAGGCCGGCCTCAACTTGCGGGGGACCTTTCTCATCGATCCGGATGGGGTGATCCAATTTATGGATATCCTGAACGCCCCGGTAGGGCGCAACGCGGACGAGCTGGTGCGGCGCATCAAGGCCTTCCAGCATGTGAGGGAGACCGGAGGGGCCGAGGTCTGTCCGGCCCACTGGGAGCCCGGAAAGCCCACCCTCAAGCCCGGAGCGGATCTGGCCGGAAAGGTCTATGAGACTTGGAAGGCGGAATTGGTAGACTAATAGAGAAAAGGGCGGGGGTATCCCCCCGCCCAATTTCCCAAGGGGGGTGTGACCATGCGTCTCTTAAACCTTTTGGTTTTGGGGATTCTTTCTTTTTGTTTGGCTTTTCCGGTATGGGCTGGGGATCAGGATCTGCTTTCCCGAGCCCGAAGGTATTTCGAACCGCTTCCGGAAAAGCCTCCGGCCCTGAAGGGCAATCCCTTAAACCCTTACAAGATTGAGCTGGGAAAGATGCTCTACTTTGATCCCCGCCTTTCGGCCTCCCACCTCATAAGCTGTAACACCTGTCACAATCTCTCTCTGGCCGGAGTGGATATCCAGGAGACTTCCACCGGGCACATGTGGCAACGGGGGCCACGGAATGCCCCTACAGTCCTCAACTCCGTCTTCAATACGGCGCAGTTCTGGGACGGCCGAGCCAAGGACCTGGAAGAACAGGCCAAAGGTCCGGTTCAGGCCTCGGTAGAAATGAGCAACACCCCGGAGAGGGTGGTGGCTACCCTCAAGTCCATTCCGGAGTATGTGGAGCTTTTCCGGAAGGCCTTCCCCGGGGAAAAAGACCCCGTGACCTTTGACAACGTGGCCAAGGCCATCGAGGCCTTCGAGGCCACCCTTCTTACTCCCAACTCTCCCTTCGATCGGTTTCTTAAAGGAGATCTTCGGGCCCTTACGGCCGAAGAGAAGGAGGGTCTGCGTCTTTTCATGGAAAAGGGCTGCGCCAACTGCCATAACGGAATCAACGTGGGAGGAGGGATGTACGCCCCCTTCGGAGTGGTGGAGCGCCCCGGGGCGGATATTCTTCCTCCGGGAGACAAAGGCCGCTTTGCGGTGACCAAGACCGCCTCTGACGAATATGTCTTTAAGGTTCCTTCCCTGCGCAATATCGCCCTGACCTATCCCTATTTCCATTCCGGCAAGGTCTGGAGTCTGGAGGATGCGGTCTCCATCATGGGTTCGGCCCAGCTGGGAGCAGATCTCAGTCCAGAAGAAGTGCGCAAGATCGTGGCCTTTCTCAAGACCCTTACCGGAAAACAGCCGGAGATTGTGCTTCCCATCCTTCCTCCTAGCACCGACCGTACCCCCAGGCCCATCCTGGGCAAGGTAAAATAGGCCTTTGAGGGCGGCCCTTGCGGCCGCCCTTTCTTTTTTGACAGATCCCTTTAAAATAGATCTGGCTGCCGGGTCCTGCGCGACGGATCCCGGTGAACCCCGCCAGGCCCGAAAGGGAGCAACGGTAGCCGGGCTCTCCGGGTGCCGCAGGGGTGCCCGGCAGCCGTAAGCGGAAGCGCCAGGGGCCTGGTGGCCCCCCCGGGCTTCAAACCCGGTGCGCCGTCGGAAACGGCGGCGGGTGGGTTCGATTCCCATGCGCTTCCGCCAATCTAGATTCTAATAATCCGGGCTGGCCCCAATGTCTCACGGCGGAAAAGTGATATCTTTCCTCTAGGTCTCTGGGTACCACAGCGCCGGTGTTTTGGCTTTGCAGTTAAGGGTGACAAAATCGCCTTGCAGTAACACTTGCAGTAACACCTGTCTTGACGCTTGAGGAGAGAGGGGTTAAATATGAGATGATCTGTGCCGAGGTGGCGGAACTGGTAGACGCGCTGGCTTGAGGGGCTAGTGGGCTTCGGCCCGTGCGGGTTCGACTCCCGCCCTCGGCACCATTTTTCCCTTCTTGGGGACAATCCGGGGACAAATGCCGGGAAAGCCATGATACGCAAGGGATAGAGATCTGAGAATCCTTCTCAATAAGCGGAGGACTCGACTTCCGATTTTGCGTGATTATTCTCGATTAGAAGGAGCTTTTTCCCGTTTCTCGAGCCACTTCCCAAGGAAACCAACTTACGGGACCGGTCCTCCCCCTTCGAAAAGAGCTATGGGCTTCGGAGTGAGGAGGGCATAGGTTTTTTTCGCGTCCGAATGCTCCAGGTAACCTCCGATCTTCTGGGGCTTTTTCAAGGAGAGGTATGGAAAAGATGACTTTTAGGTCCAGACACAAAACTTCACCAGTGTCCAACGAAGTCCCTTTCGTATTTTTAATGAGGCAAGTCGTGGACCATAGTGTTTCGTCAACTGTGTCCGCAGGATAAGAGGCCTTCCTCCATAAGATCCTCAAAACCTCTCAGTTTTCGCGAACGGTATTTCTCCTCTAGACCCCTAAGCACCAGATAGACTACCTTGTAAAGTGCCCCAGGCTCACAGAAAACCTCTATCACCTTGGTCCTGCGCTTGACCTCTTTAATCAGCCTTTCAAGCTGATTCGTGGTGTAAATATAATTCCGAATAGGCTCCGGATATTCCAGAAAAACCAAGAGATCCTCGAGGTTCTCCTCCCAGTGCTTCACTACTTCCGGATACTTCCCTTGCCACCGGGCCTTGAAAGCCCTGAAGGCCTCCAGGGCCTCGGACCTCCTCCCAGCCCGATAAATTTTCCTCAAATCCTGAGCCAGCGCCTCTCGGTGAGACCTCCGAACCTTCCTCAGGCTATACTTGAGACTGTGAAGAACGCATCTCTGAAACCTGGCCCCAGGATAAACCCTGAGAACCGCCTCCTTCAAGCCTGATAGCCCGTCCCCTATGACCACCTCAATCCTCTTGAGACCTCTTTCGCGCAGTTCGTTGAAAATTTCCTGATAAACCAGAGCGCTCTCACCTTCCCCTCCACTGGTCCAAAAGCCCACAATCTCTCTGGTCCCATCTCGCCTTATCCCCAAAGCCAGATACACCGGCTCCCTGGCCACAGTTCCTCTCCTCACCGGCAGAAAAGTAGCATCCAGATAAAGGGCAAAGTATTCCTCCGAAAGCCTTCGCTTTCTCCAGGACTCAATTTGGTCCTCGGCTACCTCCGTTAGTCTGCTTATACTGGCTGGCGAATAGTAAGCCCCGTAAATGGTCTCGATAAATCTTGAAACCGCCCTGGTACTGGCTCCCGAAGCGTACAAGGCCAATACAGCTTCTCCCAAGTCGAGACCGGCTCTTCTCCTTGGAGGAGGTAGAATCTGAGCTCTAAAGTTTCCATCTCGAGTTCTGGGAACCATAAGGCCTTCAATAGGCCCGTATTTGGTGAGAAGGGAGCGAGAGTAGAAACCATTGCCTTTGGTTTCAGGGTGTTCCTCAAGGTAAAGGCTTCTTTCCTCAATAGCCAGTCGCTCAATCACGCTTTTAATGGCCTCCTTGATGAGGTCCTCCAGCTTTTCTATAATTTCTCTGTCCTGCATGGCCTTCCTCCTTCCCTTTGGTTTGACTCCCACTTATTATCGCAAGGAGGAAGGCCTCTTTATTTACCCCCTCGGACACAATTTGTGAAACACTACCCGTGGACTTGAAATAGGGAAAGAAATTTTATATACTTAAATAGGGAGCATGTATATCCGCTCTCCCACCCACACCCTCCTCAGGGGCGGGCCCCGGCCCGCCCCAATTTTTGTGATTGTCGAAAACAATTTTTTCTGCTATCCCTTAAATATGCCTCGCATTCTGGGAAAAGGGTCCTTTCTAGGAATCTTTTTCTTTCTCTTGATGGTCGTGTTTTTCTTTCCGGCCTTTAGCGGGGCCGAAAATGGAACTTCTTTTCAGATCCTTTCCGAAATGTCCAAAGGGCTTAAAAATTGCAATTATCGTCTGGGAAAGCTTTCTGGAGAGCTGGAAAGACTTTCTACGGAGATAGGGGCCCTTCGGGAAGAAAACCAGAAATTGCTGGAGCATTCCGAGAAGGAGAGGTCTTTTCAGAGTCAGGTTGAGGCTCGTTTGGGAAAACTCGAGGCCCGGGTGGAGGAATTGCACTTAGAGATTCAGGTGCTCATAAAGGCCCTGGTAGCCCTTATCGCCACCCTTATCCTTTTTGTCCTGGTGATGCTCCTTCGGGCCCGGCGAGGGCCTCGGGGAGGGAGCCTGCGTTTTTAGACCAGTTTTACGCTGACCACCTTGGAGACCCCTTCTTCTTCCATGGTGACCCCGAAAAGGGCGTCGGCCACCTCCATGACCCGGGGATTGTGGGTAATGAGGATCACCTGGGAGCGCTCTTTGAGTTTCTGAAGAAGGCTGTTGAAGCGCAGGGTGTTAGCCTCGTCCAGCGGGGCGTCCACCTCGTCCAGGATGCAGAAGGGCCCGGATTTCACCAGATAGAAGGCGAAGAGCACTGCCAGGGCACAGAGGGCCTTTTCTCCTCCGGAAAGCATGGTCAGGTGCTTTACAGGCTTTCCGGGAAGTTTTACCCGCAGGTCCAGGCCGGAAGAGAGGGGGTCCTCGGGACGGGTGAGATAGAGTTCGGCCCGACCTCCTTCAAAAAGGAGAGGAAAGACCTCTTTTAACCGGGCGTTAGCCACCTCCAGGGTCTCGCGCAGGAGTCTTCGGCTTTCGGCGTCAAGCCTCTCCATGGCCTTCTCCAGATCGGCTATGGCCGAAAGGAGTTCGGCCCGTCTTTCGGAAAGAAAGGTCCGACGTTCCTCCACCCGCTGGAGCTCCTCCTCGGCGGCCAGATTCACCGGGGGAAACTCGGCCAGCCTTTCCCGCACACGCTGGAGGGCCTCCTCTACCCGGGAGAGATCCTTCTCAGCCGGAGGGCCTCCGGAGACGAAGGCCTCTAGATCGGTTTCGTGGATCTCCCGGGCCTCCTCCCGGAGGTGCTCCAGGGTCATTTCCGCCTCCACCCGGTCGATCTCGAGTTTGTGCTTTCTCTCTTGCAAACGCCCCCGCTCCCGGCTACGGACCCTTTCGGCCTCCTCTAATTGCCTTAAGGTTTCTTGGACCTCCGTATAACGCCCTTTAAGGGCCTCAAGCTCCCGACGTTTCTTTTCCAGGGTTTCTTCGAGCTTTCGCCGTTCGGCCTGGATCTTTCGCAGAGTCTCCCGCACGAAGTTCAATTCTTCGGAAAGGAGGGCCTCCTGCTGCCCGGCCCTCTCGCGCTTTTCCCGGGCCCGGGAAAGGGCCTTTTCCAGTTCACTTTCCTGTTCCTTTAAGGATTGGAGGCGTCCGGAAAGCTCGGCCACCTTCCGGGCCCTCTCCCGTAATTCTTGATCCCGTTTCCGGGCCTCCTCCTTTAGCCCGGAAAGCTCTTGCCGCAGGCGATCTTCCTCGGAGAAGATCCCCTCCAGCTCTATTTTCAGGGCTTCCACTTCTTTTTCCTTGGCCGCAAGCTCCCTTTCGAGAGTTTCCCGGCGTTGAAGAAGCTCTCCCTCCTCGCGCCGGAGAAAGGCCTCCTCCTGCTGCAGGCGTTCCAGGGCCCTTTCTATCTCCGAAAGTCTCTTTTGGACTTTTTGTATCTCTTTTTCCCTAATCTGGGCTTCTGAGGTAATTTTTTCGGCTTCTTTTTGGATTTGGGCCAATTTTTCGCGGAGAATTTCCCTTTTTTGTGAAATATTGGAGGTTTCAGACTGAAGGTCCTTCAACCGAGAGGCTATCTCTTCCAGACGGCCTTTGATCTCCAAAATGCCCGGCCCTCCCTTTCGCAGGACCTTAAGAAAACCTGGGGGTTCGAAAAGAAGACCCTGGCCGGGGAGATAGACCGGGACCTCCGGGGGGTCTTCCCAGAGGGCCTCCGGGGCTTCGGCTTCCCCTAGGCCTCCAAGAAAGGCCTTAAGCCTTTTGCGGGTCTCGGGGGTAGAAAGAAAAAGACCGGGAAGACCTTCGGTTTTTGTGAGAAGAGATAGCTCCTCCGGGCCTTCTGCCACCGGAAAGAGGAGTCTTTCGGCGAGCACGGCCTCGGCCTGAGGACGCTTTTCCGGAGGGACCTCTAGAAGATCGGCCAGGAGCTTGAGGTCTCTTCTTTCCCGCAGGCGACGGAGATCCGGAGGAAGAAGACGGGAAAGGGCGGACTTGAGGGCCTCTTTTTCCTTAAGGAGGGCCCTTTT
This portion of the Thermosulfurimonas marina genome encodes:
- a CDS encoding DUF370 domain-containing protein, with amino-acid sequence MSCKCRLLNIGFGNSVVAERVVAIVNPNSAPMKRLREEAKESKRLIDATQGRRTRSIIITDSNHVILSAIQAETIAQRMMSDLLKMHEECAETQKVEEKEKAPSKRRGKAA
- the gmk gene encoding guanylate kinase; the protein is MRALLLVVSAPSGAGKTTLCRLLIERLGFRFSVSHTTRPPRPGEEEGRDYYFVSREEFESMVSRGEFVEWAEVHGHLYGTSRAEVEEALARGEDLLLDIDVQGASSLRRFFPEAVFVFVAPPSLSELERRLRARGTETEEVLQRRLARAREEMTFAPWFDYVVVNDEVERAFGDLVAIVRAERCRPPRLPLWPR
- the rlmB gene encoding 23S rRNA (guanosine(2251)-2'-O)-methyltransferase RlmB, yielding MAEVVWGINPVLELLRSQPDRVEEIWIAAEGLRGRRARVLELARKLEIPVRVVKRFAPPKVPREASTQGVVAYIREFEYLDLESLLERLSSEKEPVVLFLDELTDPQNVGSLIRSAEALGAKGVVLPRHRACGVTPTVVKASAGAVFHLPVARVTNLRRAILRLREAGFRVLGLEARAERPLFEADLSGPLGLVVGSEGRGLRAGVREACDGLLSIPLSGRVESLNAAVAGALALYEVFRQRHVSGLSSG
- a CDS encoding 3-deoxy-D-manno-octulosonic acid transferase — protein: MYRAYRLASFLAERLLRPFFPGRFRPPEAGPVDLWMHAASVGELRVAEALLAALASRGASPRVALTLQTESARRLAQRRNLPAQVFSAPWDGPRTVVRTLEILRPRVLVLLETELWPNLLAEALRREIPVCVVNGRLSDRSFPRYLALRRLFRPLLERLTFVGAISPLDRERFLALGAPPERVEVVGNAKYDLLVAEKERVDLEGLSARLRLREGEKVVVFGSMRGGEESLVREVVRQLAAREEVRFVVAPRHLERVSSFKKALEDLGLSLEFFSRHRPARIVLVDEIGPLFGLYGLATAAVVGGSFVPKGGQNPVEPAVWGVPTLFGPHMENFREEVRRLSGAGVRMVQTSAEALSLLRQWLDEEGTRREAREALQKSLSALLGASERYAARILRILNGSHPS
- a CDS encoding Lrp/AsnC family transcriptional regulator; protein product: MPLRAYILINTQIGKTAEVAKTLSEMPEVKKLDIIMGPYDIITEVETEDHDTLSEVVLRKLQSIPYIQHTMTCPVVKMGETH
- a CDS encoding energy-coupling factor transporter transmembrane component T family protein: MHLPEIDRYGRGTSPLHRLDPRLKLAALFSFLLATALARNPSAAGLSLALALGLVILSRLPASFVWWHLRAPLALGLLLALVLSLTAPQGLFLSFTILLRIGASFLFFLALVGTSPLPETLRAAAALKAPEKLLALFVMSYRYAYTLLDDLRHLQLAMVARGFRERSNLATYRLKARLYALLLLRAHEETERTLRAMYARGFHHLRHGRPAPLQTRKVLAGLPLLAAAGLLLFLNILW
- the cbiM gene encoding cobalt transporter CbiM; translated protein: MHISDGVLPAWESLCGWGIAAGGLALGLRRLSLEEIPRTALMTAALFLAALVHVPLGPTSVHLTLEGLAGVLLGPQAFLALFVALTLQALLFQFGGIFSLGVNTLIMGLPAALVGWLWQREVHKGEILAGVLAAGAVLSSGLLLALALALAGKAFWRTAQLALVAHLPVAALEGLITFFALKALKRMHPEILLAAAGLLLVLASPARAHRLDFDLRPQDGGLLLEAYFADGRPARGDRVELYCQDRKVAETVTDQEGRARLSRPPCTEVRVVVSGALGHRAERVLRLAPEKPSAPKSEPSPPKHPRELPVEGILSGLALLLALAALGLALENRRRLRELASSRD
- a CDS encoding DUF4198 domain-containing protein; its protein translation is MGKRIGLRGIVGLLWLGFLAGGAWAHFLIAVPPEGQGYGLRGQVINIWVLFGHPFEGILYDLKAPKGFMLKPEGQKDRLSFSRIEVKDYASGRKRFGYRIEYLPTARGDYYLCLQSQPYLNQEEGEVWEDRMKTPLHVQVEKGWQNLCGFELEIQPLSRPYGLRVGQVFRGRVLLNGKPLPGAQLEVEKLNGFYVPEEKLPLDAYGRVNEPLITFVLKTDKEGFFEVGFPEGGWWVVNVAVPAGKAPYANRTFPRMLRSGIWLYVFETPALAPTGFPLFREVR
- the prxU gene encoding thioredoxin-dependent peroxiredoxin (Most members of this family contain a selenocysteine.) is translated as MCIRPGLLAPDFEAQGYADGEIKTFKLSDYRGKWVLLVFYPADFTFVCPTELVAIAKKYKDLKEMGVEVFGISIDTPFVHKVWQETELSKMIEGGIPYPLLSDPAGKIGQLYGVYDEKAGLNLRGTFLIDPDGVIQFMDILNAPVGRNADELVRRIKAFQHVRETGGAEVCPAHWEPGKPTLKPGADLAGKVYETWKAELVD
- a CDS encoding cytochrome-c peroxidase, with amino-acid sequence MRLLNLLVLGILSFCLAFPVWAGDQDLLSRARRYFEPLPEKPPALKGNPLNPYKIELGKMLYFDPRLSASHLISCNTCHNLSLAGVDIQETSTGHMWQRGPRNAPTVLNSVFNTAQFWDGRAKDLEEQAKGPVQASVEMSNTPERVVATLKSIPEYVELFRKAFPGEKDPVTFDNVAKAIEAFEATLLTPNSPFDRFLKGDLRALTAEEKEGLRLFMEKGCANCHNGINVGGGMYAPFGVVERPGADILPPGDKGRFAVTKTASDEYVFKVPSLRNIALTYPYFHSGKVWSLEDAVSIMGSAQLGADLSPEEVRKIVAFLKTLTGKQPEIVLPILPPSTDRTPRPILGKVK